The following coding sequences lie in one Calidithermus timidus DSM 17022 genomic window:
- a CDS encoding universal stress protein translates to MYKRLLMPTDGSACSLAAIREGLEVAKTLGAEVTFLYVLENPTGLWMAPESGAYIQELTQDLRKVGQAALEEAEKLAKEAGVASSGKLREGNVTATILDEAKNYDLLVMGTHGRTGLDKLLLGSVTEGVLHRTDKPVLVVRSR, encoded by the coding sequence ATGTACAAACGCCTGCTCATGCCGACCGACGGGAGCGCTTGTAGCCTGGCGGCAATCCGGGAGGGCCTCGAGGTCGCCAAGACCCTGGGTGCGGAGGTCACCTTCTTGTACGTGCTGGAGAACCCCACCGGCCTGTGGATGGCCCCCGAGAGCGGGGCTTACATCCAGGAGCTGACCCAGGACCTCAGGAAAGTCGGGCAGGCCGCGCTCGAGGAGGCTGAAAAACTGGCCAAGGAAGCGGGGGTGGCCTCGAGTGGCAAGCTACGCGAGGGCAACGTCACCGCCACCATCCTGGACGAGGCCAAGAACTACGACCTCCTGGTGATGGGCACCCACGGTCGCACCGGCCTCGACAAGCTGCTGCTGGGCTCCGTCACCGAGGGTGTGCTGCACCGCACCGACAAGCCCGTGTTGGTGGTGCGCAGCCGCTAA
- a CDS encoding alkaline phosphatase D family protein produces MKLKRREVLGLGVGLLGLGMAQSSPETPVYFPLGVASGDPSDSGVVLWTRLAPEVWQEGEGLEFEISEDSDPAFSSPRFSGPAVQPRPENDFTSLTDLSGLLEPARAYLYRFRYRGVYSPVGRTKTLPAHGQNPEVLRLGMVCCQEFTSGYWGAFAHLARENLDAVLHLGDFIYETSADPRWRRLRFPNRSYRLPSGSYVAVSLADYRAIYRAYRADPFLQMALAAHPWIFLWDDHEVANDYYWDAALDAPGTPDHPYRDQPERLRRLKLEAQRAWLEYVPARITPDLTATHPHTQMTQYRSFRFGELLELFATDTRSYRWPHPCGEGGSGQRTLASCAAIEAPERSMLGEAQRRWLLEGLGASPARWRGLASAVMFSPLRLGSITINADGWDGYAAERQYLLEQLTGDNLLVLSGDLHAALAGLVRPGFDGRGPVRGAEFMAPGLSSPPPREALGRMGYPWPGNALIEAFNRHLHFFEGELNGYVVLELTPEHVTYSLYSVDKTQNHASANRRLARRLRFDGKGLHDVRE; encoded by the coding sequence ATGAAGCTCAAGCGGCGCGAAGTCTTGGGCCTGGGGGTGGGGCTGTTGGGGCTGGGTATGGCGCAGAGCAGCCCCGAGACCCCCGTCTACTTCCCCCTGGGGGTGGCCTCCGGCGACCCCAGCGACAGTGGGGTGGTGCTGTGGACCCGTCTGGCCCCCGAGGTCTGGCAGGAGGGAGAGGGGCTAGAGTTCGAGATCAGCGAGGACAGCGACCCCGCCTTCTCCAGCCCCCGCTTCTCGGGGCCCGCCGTGCAGCCGCGCCCCGAGAACGACTTCACCAGCCTCACCGACCTTTCGGGACTGCTCGAGCCCGCTCGAGCCTACCTCTACCGCTTCCGCTACCGGGGCGTCTACAGCCCTGTGGGTCGCACCAAGACCCTGCCCGCGCACGGCCAGAACCCCGAGGTGCTGCGCTTGGGTATGGTGTGCTGCCAGGAGTTTACCAGCGGCTACTGGGGGGCCTTTGCCCACCTGGCGCGAGAAAACCTCGACGCGGTGCTGCACCTGGGCGACTTCATCTACGAGACCTCCGCCGACCCCCGCTGGCGCAGGCTGCGCTTCCCTAACCGCAGCTACCGCCTGCCCAGCGGCAGCTACGTGGCAGTGAGCCTGGCCGACTACCGCGCCATCTACCGGGCCTACCGCGCCGATCCCTTTTTGCAGATGGCCCTGGCGGCCCACCCCTGGATCTTCCTGTGGGACGACCACGAGGTGGCCAACGATTACTACTGGGACGCGGCCCTCGACGCCCCCGGCACCCCCGACCACCCCTACCGGGACCAGCCCGAGCGGCTCAGGCGGCTCAAACTCGAGGCCCAGCGGGCCTGGCTCGAGTACGTTCCCGCCCGCATCACCCCCGACCTCACCGCTACCCACCCCCACACCCAGATGACCCAGTACCGCAGCTTTCGCTTCGGGGAGCTGCTCGAGCTCTTCGCCACCGATACCCGCTCCTACCGCTGGCCCCACCCCTGCGGCGAGGGTGGCAGCGGTCAGCGCACCCTGGCCTCCTGCGCGGCCATCGAGGCCCCTGAGCGCAGCATGCTGGGCGAGGCCCAGCGGCGCTGGCTGCTCGAGGGGCTAGGGGCGAGCCCGGCCCGCTGGCGCGGCCTGGCCAGCGCAGTGATGTTCTCGCCCCTACGCTTGGGCTCCATCACCATCAACGCCGACGGCTGGGATGGCTACGCCGCCGAGCGGCAGTATTTGCTCGAGCAGCTCACGGGCGACAACCTGCTGGTGCTCAGCGGCGACCTGCACGCGGCGCTGGCCGGGCTGGTGCGCCCTGGCTTCGACGGGCGCGGCCCGGTGCGCGGGGCCGAGTTCATGGCCCCCGGCCTCAGCAGCCCCCCGCCCCGCGAGGCCCTGGGCCGCATGGGCTACCCCTGGCCCGGTAATGCGCTCATCGAGGCCTTCAACCGCCACCTGCACTTCTTCGAGGGCGAGCTCAACGGATACGTGGTGCTCGAGCTCACCCCCGAGCACGTCACCTACAGCCTCTACAGCGTGGACAAGACCCAAAACCACGCCAGCGCCAACCGGCGCCTAGCGCGGCGGCTGCGCTTCGACGGGAAGGGCCTGCACGATGTACGGGAGTAG
- a CDS encoding DMT family transporter, with amino-acid sequence MNAELLAVGFGLLSAISWGAGDFSGGLASRRAHPYAVTVLVSATGWMLFTLLALLRSETFFPGDAGWAVLAGAAGALGLLSLYRAFSAGQMGLAAPVAGVTGVVLPVLLGAVLEGLPGGLQLLGFGVGLLGVWLASRPEGTVRPAGLSWALLAGLGFGGYFVLIDRVEGLFWPSAIAKLTALALTLAYVLLQRPERWPRPRELPLVGLAGALDAGGNLFFLAAAQSGRLDVAAVISSLYPASTVLLARALLHEHLRPVQLLGVLLSLGAIALISAG; translated from the coding sequence ATGAACGCTGAACTGCTGGCCGTGGGCTTCGGGCTGCTCTCCGCGATTTCCTGGGGCGCGGGGGACTTCAGCGGGGGGCTGGCCTCGAGGCGGGCCCACCCCTACGCCGTCACCGTGCTGGTCTCGGCTACCGGTTGGATGCTATTCACTCTGCTGGCCCTGCTACGCAGCGAGACCTTCTTCCCCGGTGACGCGGGCTGGGCGGTGTTGGCGGGGGCTGCAGGGGCGCTGGGCCTGTTGTCGTTGTACCGGGCCTTCAGCGCCGGGCAGATGGGCCTGGCTGCGCCGGTGGCGGGGGTAACGGGGGTGGTGTTGCCGGTGCTGCTGGGGGCGGTGCTCGAGGGCCTCCCCGGTGGGTTGCAGCTGCTGGGCTTTGGTGTGGGGCTGTTGGGAGTTTGGCTGGCCTCGAGGCCCGAGGGCACGGTGCGCCCGGCGGGGCTGTCCTGGGCGCTCTTGGCCGGGCTGGGCTTCGGCGGCTACTTCGTGCTCATCGACCGGGTGGAAGGGCTGTTTTGGCCCTCGGCCATCGCCAAGCTCACCGCGCTGGCCCTCACCCTGGCCTACGTCCTGCTCCAGCGCCCCGAGCGCTGGCCCCGCCCGCGGGAGCTGCCGCTGGTGGGCCTAGCCGGGGCGCTGGACGCCGGGGGTAACCTCTTCTTCCTGGCCGCCGCCCAGAGCGGGCGGCTCGATGTGGCCGCGGTGATCTCCTCGCTTTACCCTGCCTCGACGGTGCTGCTGGCGAGGGCCCTGCTGCACGAGCACCTGCGCCCTGTCCAACTGTTGGGGGTGCTGCTGAGCCTGGGGGCCATCGCCCTGATCTCGGCAGGTTGA